The Pieris brassicae chromosome 6, ilPieBrab1.1, whole genome shotgun sequence genome window below encodes:
- the LOC123711346 gene encoding chromobox protein homolog 7, with the protein MHKMELGDSVYAAERIMKKRIRKNKVEYYVKWKGWKPKHNTWEPEENILDPRLIQSFERGEELRRQGRKREREHSPVERARSGSEERQPPPGKRKAEVLSKESGKIGVTITMSPPAKKHDLTKLNGGRTHSQPPPLAAPPGGAAAPASPAAEAAAPRTGPRRAPHSPEEADAHTPPERERRTDTQPTAAAPAEPKGARPPPPTPQQEDEDSWGEPPVTPAPPPPPPMKRGAAFWSARSPVADQIFITDVTVNLQTVTIRECRTQDGFFRAREGRPLDVT; encoded by the exons ATGCACAAGATGGAACTGGGCGACAGCGTGTACGCCGCTGAGCGTATAATGAAGAAGAGAATTAGAAAG aacaaagtCGAGTACTACGTGAAATGGAAAGGCTGGAAACCGAAGCACAACACTTGGGAGCCGGAAGAGAACATTCTCGACCCCAGGCTTATACAGAGCTTCGAGAGAGGAGAGGAGCTGAGGAGACAGGGCCGCAAACGGGAACGAGAGCACTCCCCGGTTGAACGCGCCCGTAGCGGCTCAGAAGAACGCCAACCGCCCCCCGGAAAGCGCAAGGCCGAAGTGCTTTCTAAGGAGTCCGGTAAAATCGGGGTAACGATCACCATGAGCCCGCCGGCCAAAAAGCACGACTTGACAAAACTGAACGGAGGCAGAACGCACAGTCAGCCTCCGCCGCTCGCCGCGCCCCCCGGAGGTGCCGCAGCACCGGCTTCCCCCGCGGCAGAGGCGGCCGCGCCCCGCACGGGGCCAAGAAGGGCGCCCCATTCCCCCGAAGAAGCGGACGCTCACACTCCTCCCGAGAGAGAGCGACGTACCGACACGCAGCCCACGGCGGCGGCTCCGGCCGAGCCGAAGGGAGCCCGACCTCCGCCTCCAACGCCGCAGCAGGAAGACGAGGACTCCTGGGGAGAGCCCCCCGTCACCCCGGCGCCTCCTCCCCCCCCACCCATGAAACGCGGAGCGGCCTTCTGGTCCGCTCGCTCCCCGGTCGCCGACCAGATCTTCATAACCGACGTGACCGTCAACCTACAAACGGTGACCATAAGGGAGTGCAGGACGCAGGACGGCTTCTTCAGAGCACGCGAGGGTCGGCCGCTCGATGTGACGTAA